In Deltaproteobacteria bacterium, a single genomic region encodes these proteins:
- a CDS encoding ABC transporter substrate-binding protein produces MIPRRNQMIAKLWQWFHVTVIDTFDRLICRPGLCAAAMVFLTPGDGQSATADRLTIGYTSPGPQHGLLWLGDTGGLFKKNNLDLEIIYMPGNISAPSLMAGEIQFGQMTGALMSPLRLQGGDPVMLVSVQELLDDRLVVRPGINKPEDLKGKRIAISRFGAASHMRVLNILPRFGLIDKDVTFLQIGDTFARIIAMVGNSADASSFSPPDHLAPQLAGMKIILNMAELNIFYQGTGLVATQRYIAKNRDLVRRMVKSYVEAIHLVRTNPEVTKRAFVKYRKTKDEKQLEDAYQTLRETVKQKPYPNLEAFKTIFKDVSDRIPVAKTANPREFIDISFLEELDKSGYIDGLYR; encoded by the coding sequence ATGATCCCAAGGAGGAACCAGATGATCGCAAAGCTTTGGCAATGGTTTCACGTGACCGTCATCGATACGTTCGATCGCTTAATTTGCCGGCCCGGCCTCTGCGCCGCCGCGATGGTATTTCTCACGCCGGGCGATGGACAAAGCGCGACTGCGGATCGATTGACAATCGGCTACACCTCGCCAGGCCCGCAGCATGGCCTACTCTGGCTCGGCGACACCGGCGGGCTGTTCAAGAAAAACAATCTCGATTTAGAAATTATCTACATGCCCGGCAACATCTCGGCGCCGTCGTTGATGGCGGGGGAAATCCAGTTCGGCCAGATGACCGGCGCGCTGATGTCGCCGCTCCGCTTGCAAGGCGGCGATCCGGTGATGCTGGTGAGCGTGCAAGAACTACTCGACGACCGCTTGGTCGTGCGGCCCGGCATCAATAAGCCCGAAGATTTGAAGGGCAAGCGCATCGCGATCTCGCGCTTCGGGGCGGCGTCGCATATGCGCGTGCTCAACATCCTGCCGCGCTTCGGTTTGATCGATAAGGACGTGACGTTTTTACAAATCGGCGACACTTTTGCGCGCATCATCGCCATGGTGGGCAATTCGGCGGACGCATCGAGTTTCTCACCGCCGGATCATCTCGCGCCGCAGTTGGCCGGCATGAAAATTATTCTCAACATGGCCGAGTTGAATATTTTCTACCAAGGCACCGGCTTGGTCGCCACCCAGCGTTATATCGCCAAGAATCGCGATCTGGTTCGGCGCATGGTGAAAAGCTACGTTGAAGCGATTCACCTGGTCAGAACCAATCCCGAAGTGACCAAGCGCGCGTTCGTGAAGTATCGAAAAACTAAAGACGAGAAGCAGCTGGAAGACGCCTATCAGACCCTGCGCGAAACCGTGAAACAGAAACCCTATCCGAATCTCGAAGCGTTCAAAACGATCTTCAAAGATGTGAGCGACCGCATCCCCGTGGCGAAGACGGCAAACCCAAGAGAATTCATCGACATAAGTTTTCTAGAAGAGCTGGACAAGTCAGGCTACATCGACGGGCTATACCGGTAG
- a CDS encoding iron ABC transporter permease, with protein MNQRPAALPLLAALILVGLIVVPLLYLLLFSLRQGTPWEPGAFTLQHYIDVYSNPTTFTVFFNTAVVAAASTALSLVIAVTFAILTERTDMPLRHLAWALMLLPLAVPGLLFAISWTFLLSPQIGLINVWLRRAFSIFGFAWSEGPLNLYSLWGMIFLEGLRGVTTIFLMTVGAFRAMDPSLEEASSAAGASFKTTLAWVTLPVLTPALLAAATYSFMTNLESLEIPIIIGMPAGIHVFPTYIYFTTQRFSPPEYGLAATLSLLLVLASIALVVWHRRATAQAGHFATITGKGYRPRLIALGQWRYPALALYLLFFLLTIGAPFFALIWRSLFRYHVDASFAALARAGLDNYRAVLGSRDLGTVTLNTIGLSFGAATLTMLLALAASWVIVRNRGKCVAIFDAVLFLPHALPGVVIGIAFIFLFVQPPLGYLNLHGTLSLMIMALTVSYIPFGSRTMNGALVQLHPELEEAAQVAGSSWLTILRRIILPLLLPSFVSGWIWIASHALRAFSLPLMLASRDSNVISLLMWRMWDDGSAGQSAALGVLLIAALALLTAVGRWSVTRLNRQ; from the coding sequence ATGAACCAACGGCCCGCCGCGCTGCCGCTCTTGGCGGCTCTGATTCTCGTCGGCCTGATCGTCGTCCCGCTGCTCTATTTGCTGCTGTTCAGCCTACGCCAAGGAACCCCCTGGGAACCGGGCGCCTTCACGCTGCAACATTATATCGACGTTTATTCGAATCCGACCACCTTCACGGTTTTTTTCAATACCGCCGTCGTCGCCGCCGCGAGCACCGCGCTCTCCCTCGTCATCGCCGTGACCTTCGCGATCCTGACCGAGCGCACCGACATGCCGTTGCGCCATCTCGCCTGGGCGTTGATGTTGCTGCCGCTGGCGGTGCCGGGGTTGCTGTTCGCGATCTCTTGGACTTTTCTGTTGTCGCCGCAGATCGGCTTGATCAATGTTTGGCTGCGCCGGGCGTTTTCGATTTTTGGCTTCGCATGGAGCGAAGGGCCGCTCAATCTCTACAGTCTGTGGGGCATGATTTTTCTCGAAGGCTTACGCGGCGTCACGACGATTTTTCTGATGACCGTCGGCGCCTTCAGGGCGATGGATCCGAGCTTGGAAGAAGCCTCCAGCGCCGCCGGCGCTTCGTTCAAGACAACTTTGGCGTGGGTGACGCTGCCAGTGTTGACCCCCGCGCTGCTGGCCGCCGCCACTTACAGCTTCATGACCAATCTCGAGTCGTTGGAAATTCCGATCATCATCGGCATGCCCGCCGGCATCCACGTTTTCCCAACCTACATTTATTTTACGACGCAAAGGTTCTCGCCGCCGGAGTATGGTCTAGCGGCGACGCTGAGCTTGCTGCTGGTGCTCGCGAGCATCGCTTTGGTCGTCTGGCACCGGCGCGCCACTGCCCAGGCCGGTCACTTCGCCACCATCACCGGCAAAGGATATCGGCCCCGTTTAATAGCGCTGGGACAATGGCGTTACCCGGCGCTGGCGCTTTATCTACTATTTTTTCTTCTGACCATCGGCGCGCCATTCTTTGCGTTGATATGGCGTTCGCTGTTTCGCTACCACGTCGATGCTTCTTTCGCGGCGTTGGCGCGCGCCGGGCTGGATAATTACCGCGCCGTGCTGGGCAGCCGCGATCTCGGCACGGTGACCCTCAACACTATCGGGCTCAGCTTCGGCGCGGCCACTCTCACCATGCTCCTGGCGCTCGCCGCTAGCTGGGTCATCGTGCGCAACCGCGGCAAATGCGTGGCGATCTTCGACGCCGTGCTTTTTCTCCCCCACGCGCTGCCCGGCGTGGTCATCGGCATCGCGTTTATTTTCCTCTTCGTCCAACCGCCGCTCGGTTACTTGAATCTTCACGGCACGCTTTCGCTGATGATCATGGCGCTGACCGTCAGTTATATTCCGTTCGGCAGCCGGACCATGAACGGCGCGCTGGTCCAGCTTCACCCGGAGCTTGAAGAGGCGGCCCAGGTCGCCGGATCGAGCTGGTTGACGATCTTGCGGCGGATTATTTTGCCGCTGCTCTTGCCGTCATTTGTCAGCGGCTGGATTTGGATCGCGTCTCACGCGCTGCGCGCCTTCTCCCTGCCGCTGATGTTGGCAAGCCGGGACAGCAATGTGATATCGCTGCTGATGTGGCGCATGTGGGACGACGGCAGCGCCGGTCAAAGCGCGGCATTGGGCGTGCTCTTGATCGCCGCGCTGGCTCTCCTCACCGCCGTGGGACGCTGGTCGGTGACTCGCCTGAATCGTCAATGA
- a CDS encoding extracellular solute-binding protein, whose product MAQGKIRQCHFNFNVAALLLMFLALSAPPARAQNPFDRLVEMSKNELAKRNGRLKIALDWPEADTVNVLPEFKKTFSYIREIVYTREGDVGPFANYLLRIKRGEYPEFDIMHVAGEFETQYEKEGVFVKPPVNYKDINPFLPKGWPKLDPRTLDPNGFFLGTTGNARGVAWNPNLIPKGKEPSSWEVCADPAWKGKVMIDTRNRLQSLQHDAKTRDNFLRWLKRVAANSPVLTQGQNVMVQKLASGEFPIACGINYHSVYREIDQGAPLKFAFPDPIPLEIGSRLYVSKWTPTPATTQLFALWLASGGQTVLERFAYRGFPWDTKSRKFPLAKNKYIAVCDAECSLRWNDYNKEYGDILALPGVKK is encoded by the coding sequence ATGGCCCAAGGCAAAATCAGACAATGTCATTTTAACTTCAACGTTGCGGCCCTGCTGTTGATGTTCCTGGCGCTCTCGGCGCCGCCGGCGCGGGCCCAGAATCCCTTCGACCGGCTCGTCGAAATGTCCAAGAACGAACTGGCCAAGCGCAACGGCCGGTTGAAGATCGCCCTCGATTGGCCGGAAGCCGACACCGTCAACGTCTTGCCGGAGTTCAAAAAGACTTTTTCTTACATTCGCGAGATCGTCTACACGCGGGAGGGCGATGTCGGTCCCTTCGCCAACTATTTGTTGCGCATCAAGCGCGGCGAATATCCCGAGTTCGATATCATGCACGTCGCCGGCGAGTTCGAAACTCAATACGAAAAAGAAGGCGTCTTCGTCAAACCGCCGGTCAACTACAAAGACATCAATCCTTTTCTGCCCAAAGGTTGGCCCAAGCTCGATCCGCGCACCCTCGATCCCAACGGATTTTTTCTCGGCACCACCGGCAATGCCCGCGGCGTCGCCTGGAATCCCAATCTAATTCCCAAGGGCAAAGAGCCGTCGAGCTGGGAAGTCTGCGCCGATCCGGCGTGGAAAGGCAAAGTGATGATCGACACGCGCAATCGCTTGCAGTCGCTGCAGCACGATGCCAAGACGCGGGACAATTTCCTGCGCTGGTTGAAGCGCGTGGCGGCCAACAGCCCAGTGCTGACCCAGGGGCAAAACGTCATGGTGCAGAAACTGGCATCGGGAGAGTTTCCCATCGCCTGCGGCATCAACTATCACAGCGTCTACCGCGAGATCGATCAAGGCGCGCCGTTGAAATTTGCGTTCCCCGATCCGATACCGCTGGAAATCGGCTCGCGGCTCTACGTCAGCAAATGGACGCCGACGCCGGCGACCACGCAACTGTTCGCGCTCTGGCTCGCCAGCGGCGGCCAAACCGTGCTCGAGCGCTTCGCCTATCGCGGTTTTCCGTGGGACACCAAATCGCGCAAATTCCCGCTGGCGAAAAATAAATACATCGCGGTCTGCGACGCCGAGTGTTCGCTGCGCTGGAACGACTACAACAAAGAATACGGCGATATTTTGGCCCTGCCCGGCGTGAAAAAATAA
- a CDS encoding isocitrate lyase/PEP mutase family protein, whose amino-acid sequence MATKNTTRLQQLLKRPELLVMSGGFSPLHARMSEITGYEAFFMSGSQVAAYVYGYPDVGLLGLNEMVECVRRITNVTDIPVFADADTGYGNAVNIYYTVQAYIRAGAAGLHIEDQEAPKKSGTLAGRRLISVEEAIGKYKAAMAAKKDLDADFVVCARCDSIGSESGNFEDAVKRGIAYVKEAGVDCVWMNTMTEREQIAEACRRIPAPVIAPYYGPRPSPDFAEFQKLGAAAVLYPSLTTANGLQSTWEVLHEFKERGPVVLDEWNKKAQGSKYGMVPRTQDPILPSKKIIQLEDEFIPKEMQRDYDKTFGHNRH is encoded by the coding sequence ATGGCAACAAAAAATACCACTCGCTTACAGCAATTGTTGAAACGGCCCGAGCTTCTCGTCATGTCCGGCGGTTTTAGTCCGCTGCACGCGCGCATGTCGGAGATCACCGGCTACGAAGCGTTCTTCATGTCCGGTTCGCAAGTGGCGGCCTATGTCTACGGTTACCCCGACGTCGGCTTGCTCGGTTTGAACGAGATGGTCGAGTGCGTGCGGCGCATCACTAACGTCACCGATATTCCGGTCTTCGCCGACGCCGACACCGGTTACGGCAATGCGGTCAACATTTACTACACGGTGCAGGCTTATATTCGCGCCGGCGCGGCCGGGCTGCATATTGAAGATCAAGAAGCGCCGAAGAAATCCGGCACGCTGGCGGGCCGGCGTTTGATCTCCGTTGAAGAAGCGATCGGCAAATATAAGGCCGCGATGGCGGCGAAGAAAGATCTCGACGCCGACTTCGTGGTCTGCGCGCGCTGCGATTCCATCGGCTCTGAAAGTGGCAACTTCGAAGACGCGGTGAAGCGCGGCATCGCTTACGTCAAAGAAGCGGGTGTTGACTGTGTCTGGATGAATACGATGACCGAGCGCGAGCAGATCGCCGAAGCCTGCCGGCGCATCCCCGCGCCGGTGATCGCGCCGTACTACGGCCCGCGCCCGTCGCCGGACTTCGCCGAGTTTCAAAAACTCGGCGCCGCGGCGGTGTTGTATCCGAGTTTAACCACGGCCAACGGCCTGCAATCGACTTGGGAAGTGTTGCACGAGTTCAAGGAGCGCGGCCCGGTGGTGCTCGACGAATGGAACAAGAAAGCGCAAGGGAGCAAATACGGCATGGTGCCGCGCACCCAGGACCCGATTCTACCGTCGAAGAAGATTATTCAGCTCGAAGACGAATTCATTCCCAAAGAAATGCAGCGCGACTACGATAAGACTTTTGGGCATAATCGGCATTAG